The Methanosarcina acetivorans C2A genome includes the window AAGAAAAAAATAGTGGATAGAATCAAATTTAATAGAGCTAAAAAGTTCCAGTTTCACAACCGATGACTGCTAATTTATTACCACCAGTAATTGTCGGACAGCCTCCTTGCAGCGGGGTACGCCAGCGCAACTTTGATTTTGATAATTAATAGTTATAATTGTAACTTACAGTTAAGAAATTATACGAATTTTTGCATTCTGTCATTAACGTCTTCAGGACGACAAATATAACGGAGAGAGCTAACAAGGAGATAAATCGAAGAAGCAAAGTTGTGGGAGCATTCCCAAACCAGGAATCGGTATCAAGACATGTAGTCTCAATACCGATCGATACAAATGAAGAACG containing:
- a CDS encoding transposase — protein: MHSVINVFRTTNITERANKEINRRSKVVGAFPNQESVSRHVVSIPIDTNEERIPGNRHIVMEQESKVRS